One window of Nocardia nova SH22a genomic DNA carries:
- a CDS encoding DNA-directed RNA polymerase subunit beta' — MLDVNFFDELRIGLATAEDIRNWSFGEVKKPETINYRTLKPEKDGLFCEKIFGPTRDWECYCGKYKRVRFKGIICERCGVEVTRAKVRRERMGHIELAAPVTHIWYFKGVPSRLGYLLDLAPKDLEKIIYFAAYVITAVDDDLRHNELTTLEAEMEVEKKTIADQRDADLEARAQKLEADLAELEAEGAKSDVRRKVKDGGEREMRQLRDRAQRELDRLDEIWTTFTKLAPKQLIVDEVLYRELQDRYGEYFTGSMGAEAIQKLMETFDIEAEAENLRETIRTGKGQKKLRALKRLKVVAAFQTNGNSPMGMVLDAVPVIPPELRPMVQLDGGRFATSDLNDLYRRVINRNNRLKRLIDLGAPEIIVNNEKRMLQESVDALFDNGRRGRPVTGPGNRPLKSLSDLLKGKQGRFRQNLLGKRVDYSGRSVIVVGPQLKLHQCGLPKLMALELFKPFVMKRLVDLNHAQNIKSAKRMVERQRAQVWDVLEEVIAEHPVMLNRAPTLHRLGIQAFEPLLVEGKAIQLHPLVCEAFNADFDGDQMAVHLPLSAEAQAEARILMLSSNNILSPASGRPLAMPRLDMVTGLFYLTRLEEGAKGEYRAATKDEAEFGVYSSPAEAQMAVDRGELTVRSLIKVRLTNQRPPKETEAELFPEGWQRGDAWTIKTTLGRVIFNDLLPADYAFIDEPMPKKRQAAIINDLAERYPMIVVAQTVDKLKDAGFYWATRSGVTVSMSDVLVPPEKADIMERYEAQSDQIEKKYQRGALDHQERNNALVKIWQEATEEVGKALRAHYPADNPIITIVDSGATGNFTQTRTLAGMKGLVTNPKGEFIPRPIKSSFREGLTVLEYFINTHGARKGLADTALRTADSGYLTRRLVDVSQDVIVRETDCGTERGILVAIAEKLADGSIIRDAHVETSTYARTLASDAVDANGNVVVEKGHDLGDPAIEALLEAGVTEVKVRSVLTCTTGTGVCATCYGRSMATGKLVDIGEAVGIVAAQSIGEPGTQLTMRTFHQGGVAGDDITGGLPRVQELFEARVPKGKAPIAEVSGRIRLEDDDRFYKITIIPDDGSDEVVYDKLSKRQRLRVFKHDDGSERLLADGDHVEVGQQLLEGSADPHEVLRVMGPRQVQVHLVHEVQEVYRSQGVSIHDKHIEVIVRQMLRRVTIIDSGATEFLPGSLVERSEFEAANRRSVAEGADPASGRPVLMGITKASLATDSWLSAASFQETTRVLTDAAINCRSDKLIGLKENVIIGKLIPAGTGINRYRNIQVQPTEEARAAAYAVPSYDDTYYSPEGFGATTGAAVPLDDYGFSDYR, encoded by the coding sequence GTGCTAGACGTCAACTTCTTCGATGAACTCCGGATCGGCCTGGCCACCGCGGAAGACATTCGCAACTGGTCTTTCGGCGAGGTCAAGAAGCCGGAGACCATCAACTACCGCACGCTCAAGCCGGAGAAGGACGGCTTGTTCTGCGAGAAGATCTTCGGTCCCACCCGGGACTGGGAGTGCTACTGCGGCAAGTACAAGCGCGTGCGCTTCAAGGGCATCATCTGTGAGCGCTGTGGCGTCGAGGTGACTCGCGCCAAGGTGCGCCGCGAGCGGATGGGCCACATCGAGCTGGCCGCCCCGGTCACCCACATCTGGTACTTCAAGGGTGTGCCGAGTCGGCTCGGCTACCTGCTGGACCTGGCGCCGAAGGATCTCGAGAAGATCATCTACTTCGCCGCCTACGTGATCACCGCCGTCGACGACGATCTGCGCCACAACGAGCTCACCACGCTCGAGGCGGAGATGGAGGTCGAGAAGAAGACCATCGCCGACCAGCGCGACGCCGACCTCGAGGCTCGTGCGCAGAAGCTGGAAGCCGATCTGGCCGAGCTCGAGGCCGAGGGCGCCAAGTCCGACGTCCGCCGCAAGGTCAAGGACGGCGGCGAGCGCGAGATGCGTCAGCTGCGCGACCGCGCCCAGCGTGAGCTGGACCGGCTCGACGAGATCTGGACCACCTTCACCAAGTTGGCTCCCAAGCAGCTCATCGTGGACGAGGTCCTCTACCGCGAGCTGCAGGACCGCTACGGCGAGTACTTCACCGGTTCCATGGGCGCCGAAGCCATCCAGAAGCTGATGGAGACCTTCGACATCGAGGCCGAGGCCGAGAACCTGCGCGAAACCATTCGCACCGGTAAGGGCCAGAAGAAGCTGCGCGCGCTGAAGCGGCTCAAGGTCGTCGCCGCGTTCCAGACCAACGGCAACTCGCCGATGGGCATGGTTCTCGACGCCGTTCCGGTGATCCCGCCGGAGCTGCGGCCGATGGTTCAGCTCGACGGTGGCCGCTTCGCCACCTCGGACCTGAACGACCTGTACCGCCGCGTGATCAACCGCAACAACCGCCTCAAGCGACTGATCGATCTGGGTGCGCCCGAGATCATCGTCAACAACGAGAAGCGGATGCTGCAGGAGTCCGTGGACGCGCTGTTCGACAACGGCCGCCGCGGTCGCCCGGTCACCGGACCCGGTAACCGCCCGCTGAAGTCCCTGAGCGATCTGCTCAAGGGTAAGCAGGGTCGTTTCCGTCAGAACCTGCTCGGTAAGCGCGTCGACTACTCCGGCCGTTCCGTCATCGTCGTCGGTCCGCAGCTGAAGCTGCATCAGTGTGGTCTGCCCAAGCTGATGGCGCTCGAGCTGTTCAAGCCGTTCGTGATGAAGCGCCTGGTCGACCTGAACCACGCGCAGAACATCAAGTCCGCCAAGCGGATGGTCGAGCGTCAGCGCGCCCAGGTGTGGGATGTCCTCGAAGAGGTCATCGCCGAGCACCCGGTCATGCTGAACCGCGCGCCCACCCTGCACCGCCTGGGTATCCAGGCCTTCGAGCCGCTGCTGGTCGAAGGTAAGGCCATCCAGCTGCACCCGCTGGTCTGTGAGGCGTTCAACGCCGACTTCGACGGTGACCAGATGGCCGTGCACCTGCCGCTGTCCGCGGAGGCGCAGGCCGAGGCCCGCATCCTGATGCTGTCGTCGAACAACATCCTGTCCCCGGCGTCCGGCCGCCCGCTGGCCATGCCGCGTCTGGACATGGTGACCGGCCTGTTCTACCTGACCCGCCTGGAAGAGGGCGCCAAGGGCGAGTACCGCGCGGCCACCAAGGACGAGGCCGAGTTCGGCGTGTACTCCTCGCCGGCCGAGGCGCAGATGGCGGTGGACCGCGGTGAACTCACCGTGCGTTCGCTGATCAAGGTGCGGTTGACCAACCAGCGTCCGCCGAAGGAGACCGAGGCGGAGCTGTTCCCGGAGGGCTGGCAGCGCGGCGACGCGTGGACCATCAAGACCACTCTGGGCCGGGTCATCTTCAACGATCTGCTCCCGGCGGACTACGCGTTCATCGACGAGCCGATGCCGAAGAAGCGGCAGGCGGCGATCATCAACGATCTCGCCGAGCGCTACCCGATGATCGTGGTCGCGCAGACCGTCGACAAGCTCAAGGACGCCGGTTTCTACTGGGCCACGCGTTCGGGTGTCACCGTCTCCATGTCGGACGTTCTGGTTCCGCCGGAGAAGGCCGACATCATGGAGCGCTACGAGGCGCAGTCCGACCAGATCGAGAAGAAGTACCAGCGCGGTGCTCTCGACCACCAGGAGCGCAACAACGCCCTGGTCAAGATCTGGCAGGAAGCGACCGAAGAGGTCGGTAAGGCGCTGCGCGCGCACTACCCGGCCGACAACCCGATCATCACGATCGTCGACTCGGGCGCCACGGGTAACTTCACCCAGACTCGTACCCTCGCGGGCATGAAGGGTCTGGTGACCAACCCGAAGGGTGAGTTCATTCCGCGGCCGATCAAGTCCTCCTTCCGTGAGGGCCTGACCGTTCTGGAGTACTTCATCAACACCCACGGTGCGCGAAAGGGTCTGGCCGACACCGCGCTTCGTACCGCCGACTCGGGTTACCTGACCCGTCGTCTGGTGGACGTGTCGCAGGACGTCATCGTGCGCGAGACCGACTGTGGCACCGAGCGCGGCATCCTCGTCGCGATCGCGGAGAAGCTGGCCGACGGCTCGATCATCCGCGACGCCCATGTCGAGACCAGCACCTACGCCCGGACGCTGGCCTCCGACGCGGTCGACGCGAACGGCAACGTCGTGGTCGAGAAGGGTCACGATCTCGGTGACCCGGCGATCGAGGCGCTGCTCGAGGCGGGTGTCACCGAGGTGAAGGTCCGCTCCGTGCTGACCTGCACCACCGGCACCGGCGTGTGCGCGACCTGCTACGGCCGCTCGATGGCGACCGGCAAGCTGGTCGACATCGGTGAGGCCGTCGGTATCGTCGCCGCGCAGTCCATCGGTGAGCCCGGTACCCAGCTGACCATGCGTACCTTCCACCAGGGTGGTGTCGCGGGTGACGACATCACCGGTGGTCTGCCTCGTGTGCAGGAGCTCTTCGAGGCTCGTGTGCCCAAGGGCAAGGCGCCGATCGCGGAGGTCTCCGGCCGCATCCGGCTGGAGGACGACGACCGCTTCTACAAGATCACCATCATTCCGGACGACGGTTCGGACGAAGTGGTCTACGACAAGCTGTCGAAGCGTCAGCGTCTGCGGGTGTTCAAGCACGACGACGGCTCCGAGCGTCTGCTCGCCGACGGCGATCACGTCGAGGTCGGCCAGCAGCTGCTGGAGGGCTCGGCCGATCCGCACGAGGTGCTGCGCGTGATGGGTCCGCGTCAGGTGCAGGTCCACCTGGTCCACGAGGTCCAGGAGGTCTACCGGTCGCAGGGTGTGTCCATCCACGACAAGCACATCGAGGTGATCGTTCGCCAGATGCTGCGCCGTGTCACCATCATCGACTCGGGTGCGACGGAGTTCCTGCCCGGCTCGCTGGTGGAGCGCTCGGAGTTCGAGGCGGCCAACCGCCGCTCGGTCGCCGAGGGCGCCGATCCGGCGTCGGGTCGCCCGGTGCTGATGGGTATCACCAAGGCGTCGCTGGCCACCGACTCGTGGCTGTCGGCGGCCTCCTTCCAGGAGACGACTCGTGTCTTGACGGATGCGGCGATCAACTGCCGCTCCGACAAGCTGATCGGCCTGAAGGAGAACGTGATCATCGGTAAGTTGATCCCGGCCGGTACCGGTATCAACCGCTACCGCAACATCCAGGTGCAGCCCACCGAGGAAGCTCGGGCCGCGGCGTACGCGGTGCCGTCCTACGACGACACCTACTACAGCCCCGAGGGCTTCGGCGCCACCACGGGTGCGGCGGTGCCGCTGGACGACTACGGGTTCAGCGACTACCGGTAA